In one window of Bifidobacterium sp. WK041_4_12 DNA:
- a CDS encoding HAD-IIB family hydrolase has protein sequence MDVTGMETATTQVEIASSWKQLDIADMSARARVVAFDLDNTLAWSKTRMSEHMGFLLSQLTHSITVAIVSGGTFEQFRDQVLAVLPETTDNSRLHLMPTSGTRYYHWDHDAWSRVYAHNLSEADRKSAIASLTLHAHELDLWESKTWGPQIEDRGSQITFSALGQLAPVEAKDAWDSDNVKKNALAAAVRVDLPHLQVRSGGSTSVDISAKGIDKAYAVRKLGEILGVAVPDMIFVGDRMDPQGNDYPAACAGTMPVRVANPDETAAFVEELLRSLPNSGTSAF, from the coding sequence ATGGACGTCACAGGTATGGAAACAGCCACCACACAGGTTGAAATCGCAAGTTCCTGGAAGCAGCTTGACATCGCTGACATGAGTGCGCGTGCCAGAGTCGTCGCCTTCGATCTTGACAACACGCTGGCATGGTCGAAAACGCGCATGAGCGAGCATATGGGTTTCTTGCTTTCGCAGCTCACCCACAGCATCACCGTTGCCATTGTGTCTGGTGGCACATTCGAGCAGTTTCGCGATCAGGTGCTTGCGGTGCTGCCTGAGACAACGGACAACTCACGACTTCATCTGATGCCGACAAGTGGAACACGCTATTATCACTGGGATCATGATGCGTGGTCTCGCGTATATGCACACAATCTCAGCGAGGCTGATCGCAAGAGCGCCATCGCTTCATTGACATTGCATGCGCATGAACTCGATCTGTGGGAGAGCAAGACCTGGGGACCTCAGATAGAGGATAGGGGCAGTCAGATAACCTTCTCCGCGCTCGGTCAGCTTGCGCCAGTCGAGGCCAAGGATGCCTGGGATTCGGACAATGTCAAGAAGAATGCCTTGGCTGCCGCTGTCCGCGTTGATTTGCCGCATCTGCAGGTGCGCTCCGGCGGATCCACGAGTGTCGACATATCGGCAAAGGGCATTGACAAGGCCTATGCCGTGCGCAAGCTTGGCGAAATCCTTGGCGTGGCCGTTCCTGACATGATCTTTGTCGGAGATCGCATGGATCCACAGGGCAATGACTATCCCGCTGCATGTGCGGGTACGATGCCTGTACGGGTCGCCAACCCAGATGAGACCGCAGCCTTTGTCGAAGAACTGCTGCGCAGCCTGCCCAATTCTGGAACTTCGGCATTCTGA
- a CDS encoding Y-family DNA polymerase, with translation MLDSMRAEHPALDAPTVETRTDAAQDIEVSHLPYAIVLADANNFFASCETVFNPQLAGRPVVVLSNNDGCVVSRSAAAKQLGIVNGTPWFKIRGQAEHDGVIARSSNYELYASLSHRMMHVMSGFFSHQEVYSIDECFLHNTMGRARAEQTCRQMRSTVLRGVGIAVSVGVAPTKTLAKIANHWAKKHPTSHGVTFWNDIAKECGDDALRSIPVSEVWGVGRRITKTLMGMGITTALDLQRCDPVLIRHRFSVLLERTVLELRGTPCIEDESDASSGVRRTQILCSRMFSSPVRGFETLSQALSVYAQQACHRLHRQHSLCGRVAAFCSTSPFAKEYSHIGNSVILDDPSDNPMVLSKAACNALRHSIDEHAPYIRAGVMLLDLSDAQDFATFEGMDAQRDEHGIGSVLEVAARRFGPRRVGIGYGGIRGSGRNDADTGATWTMRRDMLSIRGTTRWDEMPIVHA, from the coding sequence ATGCTTGATTCAATGCGCGCCGAGCATCCGGCCCTTGATGCGCCCACCGTCGAGACACGGACCGATGCCGCCCAAGATATCGAAGTCTCTCACCTTCCCTATGCCATAGTGCTCGCAGATGCCAATAATTTCTTCGCGTCGTGTGAAACGGTATTCAACCCGCAGCTGGCTGGACGCCCTGTCGTGGTGCTATCCAACAACGACGGCTGCGTGGTATCGCGCAGTGCGGCCGCCAAGCAGTTAGGCATCGTCAATGGAACGCCCTGGTTCAAGATTCGCGGTCAGGCGGAACACGACGGCGTGATTGCCAGAAGCTCCAACTACGAGCTCTATGCCAGCCTTTCGCACCGCATGATGCATGTCATGTCTGGATTCTTCTCCCATCAGGAGGTGTATTCCATCGATGAATGTTTTCTTCACAACACGATGGGCAGAGCAAGAGCCGAGCAGACATGCAGACAGATGCGCAGCACCGTGCTGCGTGGCGTGGGCATTGCCGTAAGCGTTGGTGTGGCCCCGACCAAGACCTTGGCAAAAATCGCCAACCACTGGGCCAAGAAGCATCCGACTTCGCATGGCGTGACATTCTGGAACGACATTGCCAAGGAATGCGGTGACGACGCACTCCGCAGCATACCCGTATCCGAAGTATGGGGCGTTGGTCGACGCATTACCAAGACACTCATGGGCATGGGCATCACCACTGCCCTTGATCTGCAGCGATGCGATCCGGTTCTTATTCGACATCGTTTCTCCGTATTGCTCGAACGCACCGTTCTGGAGCTGCGAGGCACGCCATGCATCGAGGACGAATCAGATGCAAGCAGTGGCGTGAGAAGAACCCAGATTCTATGTTCGCGCATGTTCTCCTCACCGGTCAGGGGATTTGAAACATTGTCGCAAGCCTTAAGCGTCTATGCTCAGCAAGCCTGTCATCGACTGCACCGTCAGCACAGTCTGTGCGGCCGTGTCGCCGCTTTCTGCTCGACAAGTCCGTTTGCCAAGGAATACTCGCATATCGGCAACTCGGTTATCCTTGACGACCCGAGCGACAACCCGATGGTACTGTCAAAGGCGGCCTGCAATGCCTTGCGCCACAGCATAGACGAGCATGCGCCGTATATCCGAGCTGGTGTGATGTTGCTGGATCTGAGCGACGCTCAGGATTTCGCCACCTTCGAAGGCATGGACGCCCAGCGTGATGAACACGGCATCGGCAGCGTGCTTGAAGTTGCCGCCCGTCGATTTGGTCCTCGACGTGTAGGTATCGGCTATGGAGGCATTCGCGGCTCGGGGCGCAATGATGCCGATACCGGTGCCACATGGACGATGAGGCGCGACATGCTTTCCATCCGCGGCACAACCAGATGGGATGAAATGCCTATCGTTCATGCATAG
- a CDS encoding DUF5719 family protein has translation MKNNAETTHSQHHADQQGRVPDMANKAGHESDEHAALSSSSRGRSISKIALASLSALVVLAMMFVLVAIEPAQGKVDSDNSGSAMQTHAVTQHTIMGYCPSRMSLADSGNYGDSQFQASAGDISSDSAHAAFGAIYDSSITAFPNNDGTALATQLEDKDPTNDAAVSIAQSDVNAHALVQNTQLLDTKSGAGAASSVVSQATQGDLRGLSATSCVSPALSQSFLLPATDTGWTQQLVIANPTDKATAISFNVWGTVKTGTLALNTARTVTIGAGSESVYDLAAAAPQQDGLFVTVASKDTAVAAVVKVVGLDGLKSLGSEYVTATGSAAQSMVLPGVTKGQHVKLLAYAESASKLSISWVTKAGLKNATSQSLEAHRVASIDMGSVPDDAMAVSVTADNDIHASAITTVDGSDGQQDFGVIAAQSTPQFSAIALPKGLGGSLVLANRSTQEASADIDIYNADGARLETKTVQIGPNAASSLALSDLGSNIAAITVQQQASSKNALSWDIALSSSTLDDAKIAASSYLQPVSLMLQHARITVNETVGVLR, from the coding sequence ATGAAGAACAACGCTGAAACCACACATTCGCAGCACCATGCAGATCAGCAGGGTAGAGTCCCAGACATGGCAAACAAGGCAGGGCATGAAAGTGACGAGCATGCTGCACTGTCGTCCTCGTCGCGCGGCCGAAGCATTTCAAAGATAGCGCTTGCCTCGCTTTCCGCATTGGTCGTTCTTGCGATGATGTTCGTTCTCGTCGCCATTGAGCCGGCGCAGGGCAAGGTTGATAGTGATAACAGCGGTTCTGCAATGCAGACTCATGCCGTTACTCAGCATACGATTATGGGCTACTGTCCTTCTCGCATGAGTTTGGCGGATTCTGGGAACTATGGTGATTCCCAGTTCCAGGCGAGTGCAGGAGATATCTCGTCTGATTCGGCACATGCGGCATTTGGCGCAATCTACGATTCGTCAATCACTGCTTTCCCCAATAATGATGGAACTGCCTTGGCAACTCAGCTCGAAGATAAGGATCCAACTAATGATGCTGCAGTTTCCATCGCTCAGAGCGACGTAAATGCACATGCCCTGGTGCAGAATACGCAACTGTTGGATACCAAGAGTGGTGCCGGAGCTGCATCATCCGTTGTTTCGCAGGCCACGCAGGGTGATTTGCGAGGTCTTTCGGCTACCTCCTGCGTGAGCCCTGCGCTGTCGCAGTCATTTTTGCTCCCTGCCACCGATACGGGATGGACGCAGCAACTGGTTATTGCCAATCCCACCGATAAGGCCACGGCGATTTCCTTCAACGTCTGGGGTACCGTTAAGACAGGAACGCTAGCTTTGAACACTGCACGAACCGTGACCATTGGCGCTGGCAGCGAGTCTGTCTACGATCTTGCTGCTGCGGCACCGCAGCAGGATGGTCTGTTCGTCACTGTCGCAAGCAAGGACACGGCAGTCGCTGCCGTCGTCAAGGTGGTTGGCCTTGACGGATTGAAATCCTTGGGATCTGAATACGTGACGGCAACCGGTTCTGCCGCGCAGAGCATGGTATTGCCGGGCGTGACGAAGGGGCAGCATGTGAAGCTGCTCGCCTATGCTGAATCAGCCAGCAAGCTCAGCATCTCGTGGGTGACGAAGGCTGGTTTGAAGAATGCCACGTCGCAATCCCTTGAGGCACACCGCGTCGCATCCATTGATATGGGCAGCGTTCCCGACGATGCCATGGCGGTGTCGGTGACTGCCGACAATGACATTCATGCCTCTGCAATTACGACGGTAGATGGTTCGGACGGCCAGCAGGACTTCGGCGTGATTGCTGCCCAATCCACGCCTCAATTCAGTGCCATCGCTCTTCCCAAGGGTTTGGGAGGCTCGTTGGTACTGGCGAATCGATCCACGCAGGAAGCGTCAGCCGACATCGACATCTACAATGCGGATGGCGCCCGTCTCGAAACGAAGACGGTTCAGATTGGTCCCAATGCCGCCTCGTCTCTTGCCTTAAGCGATCTGGGCTCGAATATCGCTGCCATTACTGTGCAGCAGCAGGCATCTTCGAAGAATGCGTTGTCCTGGGACATAGCCCTGTCCAGCTCAACATTGGACGATGCCAAGATTGCAGCGTCAAGCTATCTGCAGCCTGTTTCGCTGATGCTCCAGCATGCGAGGATAACAGTGAATGAGACTGTCGGTGTCTTGCGCTGA
- a CDS encoding response regulator transcription factor, with the protein MNNTTMRRDSIHRTILVVEDEPTLATAIAQRLTAEGWTARVASDGASAVQAASQLKPDLIIMDIMLPVMDGLEATKRIVAERPVPVLILTARDDEADKVIGLGAGADDYMTKPFSMRELIARCKALLRRVERAKVIAKNSENEKILDFGSLIIDPAQRLVTLDDQQIHLTPTEFDLLATLARKPRSVLTREKLLEDVWDWVDASGTRTVDSHVKALRHKLGSDMIRTVHGVGYAFEPPEQRAA; encoded by the coding sequence ATGAATAACACCACAATGCGTCGCGATAGCATACATCGCACGATTCTTGTTGTGGAGGACGAGCCAACCTTGGCCACTGCAATTGCACAACGCCTTACGGCAGAAGGCTGGACGGCACGAGTCGCCTCCGATGGTGCCAGCGCCGTTCAGGCTGCGTCCCAGTTGAAGCCAGATCTCATCATCATGGACATCATGCTGCCCGTCATGGACGGTCTTGAGGCGACGAAGCGCATCGTCGCCGAAAGGCCTGTGCCTGTTCTGATTCTTACGGCTCGCGACGACGAAGCCGACAAGGTCATTGGACTTGGTGCCGGAGCTGACGACTACATGACCAAGCCATTCTCGATGCGAGAGCTGATCGCCAGGTGCAAGGCGTTGCTGCGACGCGTCGAACGGGCAAAGGTCATCGCCAAGAATTCAGAGAATGAGAAGATTCTTGACTTTGGTTCGCTCATCATCGATCCTGCACAGCGTCTTGTCACCCTTGACGATCAGCAGATCCATCTGACACCGACAGAATTCGACCTGCTCGCAACCCTTGCACGCAAGCCACGCTCGGTTCTCACCCGCGAAAAACTTCTGGAAGACGTATGGGATTGGGTCGATGCTTCAGGTACCCGTACCGTCGATTCCCATGTAAAGGCGCTGCGGCATAAGCTCGGTTCGGACATGATTCGCACCGTGCACGGTGTCGGCTATGCCTTCGAGCCGCCAGAGCAGCGCGCCGCATGA
- a CDS encoding sensor histidine kinase, whose amino-acid sequence MKIDSNKHQQKTHASSGSQVKTQHVSPDRPIGFLSSLKGELSVLITIATAIAFIMAWFLLKVGLNGWIAMPLTLIVALGITYVFSRGLTAPLRQMRDAAEAMSDGDYTVRVQSATLSHDEIGQLARSFNVMAAELQHADQMRRDMVANVSHELRTPVSALQAMIENLADHVVEPTPANLESILNQTHRLSDLIAFLLDLSRMEAGASSLEITSFDFADFIDETIEPLEIADAGHAHEIEVDVPRNTKMEGDQDRLRQLFTNVISNALKHSADGTTVLIEVHVETDPPRVVTNVVNFGSQIPQEARSDIFRRFVKGKAGLGTESGGTGLGLSIARWAAKLHGGSVSVVDDTRGADFEIVLPQYHDA is encoded by the coding sequence ATGAAAATTGATAGCAACAAGCATCAGCAGAAAACGCATGCCAGCAGCGGGTCGCAGGTAAAGACGCAGCATGTGTCCCCAGATCGACCCATTGGCTTTCTTTCGTCATTGAAGGGCGAACTCAGCGTTCTCATTACGATTGCCACGGCCATAGCATTCATCATGGCGTGGTTCCTGCTCAAGGTCGGGCTCAACGGTTGGATTGCCATGCCCCTGACGCTGATTGTGGCTCTGGGCATCACCTATGTGTTTTCGCGAGGGCTCACTGCCCCACTGCGACAGATGCGAGACGCTGCAGAGGCCATGTCAGATGGCGATTACACCGTTCGCGTGCAATCGGCAACGCTGAGCCATGACGAGATCGGGCAGTTGGCACGTTCATTCAATGTCATGGCTGCGGAATTGCAGCATGCCGACCAGATGCGGCGCGACATGGTTGCCAATGTCAGCCACGAATTGCGCACCCCCGTATCCGCATTGCAGGCCATGATTGAGAACCTTGCCGACCATGTCGTCGAACCGACCCCAGCAAACCTGGAGAGCATACTCAATCAAACCCACCGTCTTTCGGATCTCATCGCCTTCCTGCTTGATCTGTCGCGCATGGAGGCAGGTGCCTCAAGCCTTGAGATAACGAGCTTTGACTTTGCCGATTTCATCGATGAAACCATCGAGCCGCTTGAAATTGCCGATGCTGGTCATGCGCATGAGATTGAAGTCGATGTCCCCCGCAATACCAAGATGGAAGGCGATCAGGACAGGCTTCGTCAGCTCTTCACGAACGTCATTTCAAATGCTCTCAAGCATTCCGCCGATGGCACGACCGTCCTCATTGAAGTCCATGTGGAAACCGATCCCCCACGTGTGGTCACCAATGTCGTGAACTTTGGCTCTCAGATACCCCAAGAGGCTCGCTCGGACATCTTCAGACGCTTCGTGAAGGGCAAGGCGGGTCTCGGCACCGAATCCGGAGGCACCGGTCTTGGACTGTCCATAGCTCGCTGGGCCGCGAAGCTGCATGGCGGTTCGGTCAGCGTCGTTGACGATACCCGTGGTGCGGATTTTGAAATCGTACTACCCCAATATCACGACGCATAA
- a CDS encoding LexA family protein yields the protein MHNEMSHATEHGDGVPSRNASEIDGTADQASLRVTDVVQAAVSPRPVLMALEAVHAGFPSVAQDYFAGDFSLDENVITNPDTTFILHVAGDSMEGAGIFDGDLLIVDRSIAPAAGDIVVAILDDELTVKRLLVHGSTPVLHPENARYPNFIPGNDESLSIWGVVTGNFHSQHDALSSRHSAQVPRTSTPAPHRADTSHSSHHARVSSYAAESHRSGQLHQDAQRYPRSGWGA from the coding sequence ATGCATAATGAAATGTCACATGCGACCGAACATGGCGATGGCGTGCCTTCACGCAACGCGTCTGAGATCGATGGAACAGCGGATCAGGCATCGTTACGCGTCACTGACGTCGTTCAGGCGGCAGTGAGCCCAAGGCCGGTGCTCATGGCGCTGGAGGCCGTGCACGCAGGCTTTCCTTCGGTGGCGCAGGACTACTTTGCCGGCGATTTCAGTCTTGACGAAAACGTCATCACGAATCCCGATACAACCTTCATTCTTCATGTTGCTGGAGATTCCATGGAAGGTGCCGGCATATTTGACGGCGATCTCCTTATCGTAGACCGTTCGATTGCACCGGCAGCCGGTGACATCGTCGTCGCGATTCTCGATGATGAACTCACGGTGAAACGCCTTCTGGTGCATGGATCTACGCCGGTTCTGCATCCCGAAAATGCGCGATATCCGAACTTCATTCCCGGCAATGACGAAAGCCTGAGCATCTGGGGTGTCGTCACCGGCAATTTTCACAGCCAGCACGATGCCTTGTCGTCACGGCACAGCGCTCAGGTGCCCCGCACCTCCACGCCTGCACCTCATCGTGCCGACACATCGCACAGCAGCCATCATGCTCGCGTATCTTCGTATGCTGCAGAATCGCATCGCAGCGGTCAGCTGCATCAGGATGCTCAGCGATATCCGAGATCAGGTTGGGGTGCATGA
- a CDS encoding CarD family transcriptional regulator, with translation MGYKVGDMVVYPRHGAAKVDAITERTVKGITRQYLQLSVLSSDGLVINVPVDNAKKVGVRDIVGAREVAKVFEILRTPIVEKEMNWSRRYKLNVEKIATGDVNNIAEVVRDLAQRDVDEHGLSAGEKRMLTKARNILTSEIALSEDLDDDEAQRLLDVNLGYQPAQPGDEKHHTKAPKEPVMETLARMEAEAKSAKKKK, from the coding sequence ATGGGATATAAGGTCGGCGATATGGTTGTCTATCCGCGGCACGGTGCAGCGAAGGTAGATGCCATTACCGAACGAACCGTCAAGGGAATCACGCGTCAGTATCTGCAACTCTCAGTACTGTCTTCTGACGGTTTGGTCATCAACGTCCCCGTCGACAATGCTAAAAAAGTTGGTGTCAGAGACATCGTAGGTGCCCGTGAAGTCGCCAAGGTATTCGAGATTCTTCGTACGCCAATCGTCGAAAAGGAAATGAACTGGTCGCGTCGATACAAGTTGAACGTTGAGAAGATTGCAACCGGCGATGTCAACAACATTGCAGAGGTTGTGCGTGATCTGGCACAGCGCGACGTTGACGAGCACGGACTTTCTGCAGGCGAGAAGCGCATGCTTACCAAGGCTCGTAATATTTTGACTTCGGAGATTGCCTTGTCGGAAGATCTTGATGATGACGAGGCGCAACGTCTGCTGGATGTCAATCTTGGCTATCAGCCTGCCCAGCCTGGAGATGAGAAGCATCATACCAAGGCTCCCAAGGAACCGGTTATGGAGACTTTGGCTCGTATGGAAGCGGAAGCCAAAAGCGCCAAGAAGAAGAAGTGA
- a CDS encoding ComF family protein, with protein MTDPFRIRVVASAMAVHAYRASFVRAARRICREVLDIVVPRGCVGCDLPDCVICQRCAASFRYGSTRVFPLALMERSFSSALYRGPVRAAILAWKDHRDEELTQYFSERMAFLVYASSLVDWCHEHAVYSLCIVPMPSSPYAILKRGRMHTLALAQAVAQTLQREGIDAHAQSALRLKFSTTKAVRAVGAAGRTQRLHGKMAVKRSYELNNRHIVLVDDIITTGSTIRACIKMLGTCQAHVVTALTLASTPCNPHRDAAMHER; from the coding sequence ATGACTGATCCCTTTCGCATCCGTGTCGTCGCTTCTGCGATGGCAGTGCATGCTTATCGAGCATCCTTCGTTCGTGCCGCTCGTCGCATCTGTCGGGAAGTGCTCGACATAGTGGTGCCGCGTGGCTGTGTGGGATGTGATCTTCCGGATTGCGTCATATGCCAGCGATGCGCGGCATCATTCCGCTATGGCAGCACGCGGGTCTTCCCCCTTGCTCTCATGGAGCGATCCTTCTCCAGCGCCTTGTATCGTGGCCCGGTCAGAGCCGCCATCCTAGCGTGGAAAGACCATCGTGATGAAGAGCTTACGCAGTATTTCAGTGAACGGATGGCTTTTCTGGTATATGCCTCTTCCTTGGTGGACTGGTGTCACGAGCACGCAGTGTATTCGCTCTGCATCGTTCCGATGCCATCCTCGCCCTATGCAATCCTGAAGCGCGGGCGCATGCACACCCTTGCTCTGGCTCAGGCAGTAGCGCAGACGCTGCAGAGGGAGGGCATCGATGCTCATGCGCAGTCAGCGCTGCGCCTGAAGTTCTCGACCACCAAGGCCGTTCGTGCCGTTGGAGCCGCAGGCCGCACGCAACGGCTTCACGGCAAGATGGCTGTGAAACGATCGTACGAATTGAACAATCGGCATATCGTTCTTGTAGACGACATCATTACGACAGGCTCGACCATTCGTGCATGCATCAAGATGCTCGGCACCTGCCAGGCGCATGTGGTAACCGCGCTCACCCTCGCGTCAACGCCCTGCAACCCGCATCGTGACGCTGCTATGCATGAACGATAG
- a CDS encoding metallopeptidase family protein, protein MDEHPWTREIFRDRHGRGQRKPMFGTRLPRYRTRSGIFDSAVASQIKRLNEAWPNLIHPVQFAVEDVPPSDPVPWDEDMRSLSHSFPASHGIPARIVLYRMPMQMQVEDETELQLLIRDEMVSQLAELYGRRPEEIDPQWGLWG, encoded by the coding sequence ATGGATGAGCATCCTTGGACGCGTGAGATTTTCCGCGATAGACATGGTCGAGGGCAGCGCAAGCCAATGTTTGGCACACGATTGCCCCGCTATCGAACACGTTCCGGAATATTTGACAGTGCCGTCGCCTCGCAGATCAAGCGATTGAACGAGGCCTGGCCGAATCTCATCCATCCAGTTCAGTTCGCCGTCGAAGACGTGCCCCCATCCGATCCGGTGCCTTGGGACGAAGACATGCGCAGCCTCTCACATTCCTTTCCAGCCAGTCACGGCATTCCGGCTCGCATAGTCCTGTACCGAATGCCCATGCAGATGCAGGTTGAGGATGAAACCGAACTGCAGCTGCTCATTCGCGACGAAATGGTGTCACAGCTTGCAGAACTGTATGGAAGAAGACCCGAGGAAATCGATCCTCAATGGGGTCTGTGGGGATGA
- the glgB gene encoding 1,4-alpha-glucan branching protein GlgB, whose protein sequence is MTTLSQKSSTMPINVDRTILDAVSNARYYNPHAILGEHINMESASHEVTVRVLRPMAQSVTIITQNGEYPARHEFNGIFTVVIPALQTSMRYSVPDYRIRTEYADGTIRVEDDPYRYLPTIGDIDIYLFGEGRHERLWEILGAHVRSYDDPMGSADGTKGQQVSGVSFAVWAPNAHAVRVVGNFNSWDGRSYAMRELGSSGIWELFIPGLQAGETYKYEILNVHHEWVMKADPMERGHEIPPATASVVIDSRHEWQDDDWMRTRAQHDPHGGPISIYEVHAGSWKEGLGFRELADQLVPYVSKLGFTHVEFMPLTQHPFTGSWGYQVTGYYAPDSRQGSADDLKYLIDKLHNAGIGVIMDWVPAHFPKDGFALGRFDGTALYEDPDPLRGEHPDWGTYIFNFGRNEVRNFLVANALYWLSQFHIDALRVDAVSSMLYLDYSRDPGQWRPNIYGGRENLEAISFLQEVTATAYRMNPGIMMIAEESTAWQGVTSPTNIGGLGFGLKWNMGWMHDTLEYLHESPVNRKYHHNEITFSMVYAYSEHYVLPISHDEVVHGKGSLIGKMPGDDWQRFASVRALFAYQWAHPGKNLTFMGNEFAQFGEWNYEYSIDWDSLNWSDHQGVQTLVEDLNALYRHEPALWSQDFDPAGFQWLTSDDADHNVLSFMRLGSQDECIVAVVNFAGTAWQNYQVPLPQGGRWTEILTTDAAKYGGSDIHNGSFDADDVPFHSRKWSARLTVPALGAVFLKPDNSLGEI, encoded by the coding sequence ATGACAACACTTTCACAAAAGTCGTCCACGATGCCGATCAACGTCGATCGCACCATCCTAGACGCCGTTAGCAACGCACGCTACTACAACCCTCACGCAATTCTGGGCGAGCACATCAACATGGAAAGCGCCAGTCATGAGGTCACCGTTCGAGTGCTCAGACCGATGGCACAAAGTGTCACCATCATCACTCAGAATGGCGAGTATCCAGCTCGTCATGAGTTCAATGGAATATTCACCGTCGTCATTCCAGCCCTGCAGACGTCGATGCGCTATTCCGTACCGGATTATCGCATTCGCACCGAATATGCCGATGGAACCATACGTGTCGAAGACGATCCCTATCGCTATCTCCCCACCATCGGTGATATCGACATCTATCTCTTTGGCGAAGGGCGGCACGAACGACTCTGGGAGATTCTCGGCGCGCACGTGCGAAGCTATGACGATCCAATGGGTTCCGCAGACGGTACGAAGGGACAGCAGGTTTCCGGCGTATCCTTCGCGGTCTGGGCGCCAAACGCCCATGCGGTTCGCGTCGTGGGCAATTTCAATTCCTGGGATGGACGAAGCTACGCCATGAGAGAGCTGGGTTCTTCAGGAATATGGGAACTGTTCATTCCGGGATTGCAAGCGGGCGAAACCTACAAATACGAGATTCTCAATGTTCACCATGAGTGGGTGATGAAGGCAGATCCCATGGAGCGCGGCCATGAAATTCCACCGGCAACCGCATCCGTCGTCATTGATTCGCGGCACGAATGGCAAGATGACGATTGGATGCGCACGAGAGCTCAGCACGATCCGCACGGCGGCCCCATCAGCATCTATGAAGTTCATGCTGGAAGTTGGAAGGAAGGGCTCGGCTTCCGTGAGCTGGCGGATCAGCTTGTCCCCTATGTGTCCAAGCTCGGATTCACCCACGTTGAGTTCATGCCCCTGACACAGCACCCCTTCACAGGGTCGTGGGGCTATCAGGTCACCGGCTACTATGCTCCAGATTCGCGTCAGGGCAGCGCCGATGATCTGAAATATCTGATAGACAAGCTGCATAACGCCGGTATCGGCGTGATCATGGACTGGGTTCCCGCTCACTTCCCCAAAGATGGCTTCGCTCTTGGCCGTTTCGATGGGACTGCGTTATATGAGGATCCTGATCCCCTCCGCGGTGAGCATCCTGACTGGGGCACCTATATCTTCAACTTCGGCCGCAACGAGGTACGTAATTTCCTGGTCGCCAACGCACTGTACTGGCTTTCGCAGTTTCATATCGACGCCCTCCGCGTCGATGCCGTCTCCTCGATGCTGTATCTGGATTACAGTCGCGATCCCGGTCAATGGAGACCCAACATCTACGGCGGTCGAGAAAATCTCGAGGCGATCTCCTTCCTGCAGGAAGTGACGGCAACCGCCTACCGCATGAATCCTGGAATCATGATGATTGCCGAGGAATCGACGGCATGGCAGGGCGTGACTTCTCCAACCAACATTGGCGGCTTGGGATTCGGTCTCAAATGGAACATGGGTTGGATGCACGATACGCTCGAGTATCTCCATGAAAGCCCCGTCAACCGGAAATACCACCATAACGAAATCACCTTCTCCATGGTCTACGCCTATTCGGAGCACTACGTGCTGCCGATCTCTCATGACGAGGTCGTCCACGGCAAGGGTTCGCTCATTGGCAAAATGCCGGGAGATGACTGGCAGAGATTCGCCTCCGTCAGAGCGCTGTTTGCCTATCAGTGGGCACACCCAGGCAAGAATCTGACATTCATGGGCAATGAATTCGCTCAGTTCGGTGAATGGAATTATGAGTACAGCATTGACTGGGACTCGTTGAACTGGTCGGATCATCAAGGAGTGCAGACACTGGTCGAAGATCTGAACGCGCTGTATCGTCATGAACCAGCCCTGTGGTCACAGGACTTTGATCCTGCAGGATTCCAGTGGCTTACCAGCGATGATGCAGACCACAACGTGCTGAGTTTCATGCGCCTGGGCTCGCAGGACGAATGCATTGTAGCAGTCGTGAACTTCGCTGGAACCGCATGGCAGAACTATCAGGTGCCACTTCCCCAAGGTGGCAGATGGACAGAGATACTGACCACCGATGCCGCGAAATATGGCGGTTCTGACATACACAATGGCAGCTTCGATGCCGATGATGTACCTTTCCACAGTAGAAAATGGTCAGCAAGACTCACCGTGCCTGCCCTGGGCGCAGTATTCTTGAAACCAGACAACTCATTGGGAGAGATTTGA